Proteins encoded in a region of the Flavobacteriaceae bacterium HL-DH10 genome:
- a CDS encoding GAF domain-containing protein — protein MIFETLKPQIETIVFQTEKTINERLLNICELLEKHVAYYNWVGFYFRNGLKEELLLGPYVGEPTDHTVIPFGKGICGQVAVSNKNFVVPDVSAQDNYIACSITVKAEIVVPVFVNGENIGQIDIDSNTPDPFTKEDERFLEFVCAEVAKIL, from the coding sequence ATGATTTTTGAAACTCTAAAACCACAAATTGAAACGATTGTTTTTCAAACAGAAAAGACAATAAACGAACGCCTTTTAAATATTTGTGAATTGTTAGAAAAACATGTAGCGTACTACAATTGGGTGGGATTTTATTTTAGAAATGGGTTAAAAGAAGAACTTCTTTTAGGTCCTTATGTAGGAGAACCAACAGACCATACTGTAATTCCGTTTGGGAAAGGTATTTGCGGACAAGTGGCTGTAAGCAATAAAAACTTTGTAGTGCCCGATGTATCTGCTCAAGATAATTATATTGCCTGTAGTATTACCGTTAAAGCTGAAATAGTAGTTCCTGTTTTTGTGAATGGTGAAAATATTGGACAAATAGATATCGACTCTAACACCCCAGACCCATTCACCAAAGAAGATGAACGCTTTTTAGAATTTGTTTGCGCTGAAGTTGCTAAAATATTATAG
- the xrtF gene encoding exosortase family protein XrtF, whose amino-acid sequence MKLLFIKYKLIIKFILTFLVVYISFSVLYKFYLEYSGGFKFHPDYMTYLVSKQSEALLDTFGYNAQVLPHPNEPSIKLMVNGKYLARIVEGCNAISVIILFMSFIIAFSGKLRTTFFYILSGSIIIYSVNLLRIAVLSIGLYHYPQHSEFLHTVVFPAIIYGMVFLLWIFWVNRFSKLNNKHE is encoded by the coding sequence TTGAAGTTACTCTTTATAAAATACAAATTGATTATAAAATTTATACTTACTTTTTTAGTGGTATATATCTCTTTCTCTGTGTTGTATAAATTTTATTTGGAATATTCGGGTGGTTTCAAATTTCATCCAGATTACATGACGTATTTGGTTTCGAAACAAAGTGAAGCTTTGTTAGATACGTTTGGTTATAACGCACAAGTTCTACCACATCCTAACGAACCCTCTATAAAACTTATGGTTAATGGAAAATATTTAGCTAGAATTGTTGAAGGCTGTAATGCTATTAGCGTTATTATTTTGTTTATGTCGTTTATAATTGCTTTTTCTGGGAAACTGAGAACTACTTTTTTTTATATACTTTCTGGAAGTATAATAATTTATTCAGTTAACTTATTACGTATTGCTGTTTTGAGTATAGGGTTATATCATTATCCACAACATTCAGAATTTTTACATACGGTTGTTTTTCCTGCTATTATATATGGTATGGTGTTTTTATTATGGATTTTTTGGGTGAATCGCTTCTCTAAATTGAATAATAAGCATGAATAA
- a CDS encoding exosortase F system-associated protein, with the protein MNKTVKYIVIFILFGLLVLIRFFENELFYDPYLMFFQNDYLYIDSPRREVFKLTVFTTLRYGLNSLISLSILYVIFKDKSIVKFSSIIYSIAFFVLILIYLYFVVNPRQEDYYLFFNVRRFLIQPIILILLLPAFYYHKLKN; encoded by the coding sequence ATGAATAAAACTGTAAAATACATCGTGATATTTATCCTTTTTGGGTTGTTGGTTTTAATCCGTTTTTTTGAGAATGAATTGTTTTACGACCCTTATTTAATGTTTTTTCAAAACGACTATTTGTATATTGATAGTCCTCGGCGCGAAGTGTTTAAGCTTACTGTGTTTACAACCTTACGCTATGGATTAAACTCCCTTATTTCATTAAGTATATTATACGTTATTTTTAAAGATAAGAGCATTGTTAAATTCTCATCTATTATTTATTCAATTGCTTTTTTTGTTTTGATATTAATCTATTTGTATTTTGTTGTAAACCCAAGGCAAGAAGATTATTATTTGTTTTTTAATGTACGTCGTTTTTTAATTCAGCCTATTATTTTAATTCTTCTACTACCTGCGTTTTACTATCATAAGCTTAAAAATTAA